The following coding sequences lie in one Capnocytophaga stomatis genomic window:
- the pheS gene encoding phenylalanine--tRNA ligase subunit alpha — translation MINKIKEHIAEIENFNASTKEEIEQLRIQYLGKKGILNDFFAAFKQVPNEEKKAFGQVINELKNKVENKVQELRDALDQKQESKGVYGDLTRPATPIAIGARHPISLVKKQIVEIFSNIGFNVSEGPEIEDDWHNFTALNLPEYHPARDMQDTFFIQTNPDILLRTHTSSVQVRYMENHKPPIRTISPGRVFRNEAISSRSHCLFHQVEGLYIDKDVSFADLKQTLLYFTKEMFGKSKIRLRPSYFPFTEPSAEVDIYWGLNNEIDYRITKGTGWLEIMGCGMVDPNVLKNCGINHEEYSGFAFGMGVERIAMLLYQIGDIRMFYENDMQFLEQFKGAL, via the coding sequence ATGATAAACAAAATTAAAGAACATATTGCCGAAATTGAGAATTTTAACGCTTCAACAAAGGAAGAAATAGAGCAATTAAGAATTCAATATTTAGGAAAAAAAGGAATTTTGAACGATTTTTTTGCTGCGTTTAAGCAAGTCCCTAACGAAGAAAAGAAAGCATTTGGGCAAGTCATAAATGAGCTTAAAAACAAGGTGGAAAACAAAGTACAAGAACTTCGTGATGCTTTGGATCAAAAGCAGGAAAGTAAAGGCGTTTATGGCGATTTAACGCGTCCTGCCACTCCCATTGCTATTGGGGCAAGACACCCGATATCGCTGGTAAAAAAACAAATCGTAGAAATTTTTTCCAATATTGGGTTTAACGTTTCCGAAGGTCCTGAAATTGAAGACGATTGGCATAACTTCACGGCACTTAACTTGCCTGAATATCACCCCGCTCGTGATATGCAGGATACGTTTTTCATCCAAACCAATCCGGATATTTTGCTTCGCACACATACCAGCTCGGTGCAGGTTCGTTATATGGAAAATCACAAACCACCAATTCGTACCATTTCTCCGGGGCGTGTGTTCAGAAATGAAGCTATTTCATCACGTTCGCACTGTTTGTTCCATCAAGTGGAAGGATTGTACATCGACAAAGATGTATCATTTGCTGATTTGAAACAAACACTTTTGTATTTTACGAAAGAAATGTTCGGGAAGTCGAAAATTCGTTTGCGTCCGTCGTATTTCCCATTTACAGAGCCTTCTGCGGAAGTGGATATTTATTGGGGATTGAACAACGAAATCGATTATCGCATCACAAAAGGAACGGGCTGGCTTGAAATTATGGGTTGCGGAATGGTTGACCCTAACGTATTGAAAAACTGCGGTATAAATCACGAAGAATATAGCGGTTTTGCTTTCGGTATGGGCGTGGAACGTATCGCGATGCTATTGTACCAAATCGGAGATATTCGTATGTTCTACGAGAATGATATGCAATTTTTAGAGCAATTCAAAGGTGCTTTGTAA
- a CDS encoding DUF6341 family protein, with amino-acid sequence MKAFFEAIQYLFEEILFIPLDFLRNLELENWWTANLISWVFILIAIVFFVYWLGQLRKYDKKNDERTDVVSHSFWK; translated from the coding sequence ATGAAAGCATTTTTTGAAGCTATACAATATCTTTTTGAAGAAATTTTATTCATTCCGTTGGATTTTTTACGCAATTTGGAACTTGAAAATTGGTGGACAGCCAACCTAATAAGCTGGGTTTTTATACTAATTGCGATTGTGTTTTTTGTGTATTGGTTGGGTCAGCTACGAAAATACGACAAAAAGAACGATGAACGAACAGATGTTGTTTCGCATTCGTTTTGGAAGTAA
- a CDS encoding GDSL-type esterase/lipase family protein, whose translation MKKIILLFAVMLSFSGFSQEIKHSHFYYQRADFFDKFPVTSKDIVFLGNSITNGCEWAELFGKKNIKNRGISGDISQGVYERLDNIVNGKPKKIFLLIGVNDIARKIPLETTSQNIEKIVMKIQQVSPKTKIYLQSVLPVNSDFKMFEAHQQPEKIHELNAEIRRICQKYKVAYVDLYSHFIVPNTDKLKPELTNDGLHLMAEGYLLWKKIVLPYL comes from the coding sequence ATGAAAAAAATTATTCTTTTATTCGCTGTAATGCTTTCATTTTCTGGTTTTTCGCAAGAGATAAAACATTCTCATTTTTATTACCAACGTGCCGATTTTTTCGATAAGTTCCCTGTTACTTCAAAAGATATTGTTTTCTTAGGGAACAGCATTACTAACGGGTGCGAATGGGCGGAACTCTTCGGAAAGAAAAACATAAAAAACAGAGGTATTAGCGGCGATATTTCGCAGGGAGTTTATGAAAGATTGGACAATATCGTAAACGGAAAGCCTAAAAAAATATTTCTGCTCATTGGAGTGAATGACATTGCCCGAAAAATTCCGTTGGAAACCACTTCGCAAAACATCGAAAAAATTGTGATGAAAATACAGCAAGTTTCGCCAAAAACCAAGATTTATTTGCAAAGTGTTTTGCCGGTAAATTCTGATTTTAAGATGTTTGAGGCTCATCAACAACCCGAAAAAATACACGAGCTTAACGCTGAAATTCGCCGAATTTGCCAGAAATATAAAGTCGCTTATGTGGATTTGTACTCGCATTTTATCGTACCCAACACCGACAAGCTAAAACCCGAACTCACCAACGACGGACTTCATCTAATGGCGGAAGGATACTTGCTGTGGAAGAAAATCGTTTTGCCTTATTTGTAG
- a CDS encoding ABC transporter ATP-binding protein — MLEVNNISYTHDGSDAGFRNISFQLKQGEHLSIMGESGCGKSTLLKAIYGLFDLPEGTIFFNGKKVVGPSRQLVPGYEKMKYLAQDFGLMPYHTVAENVGKFLSNIDLEYKKQRVNELLSLVEMESFANRKALLLSGGEKQRIGLVMALAQEPELLILDEPFSQIDSFRRNKLQRTLFTHLKEKKISCIVATHDGKEALSFSDKALIMRDGNLLMFGDLLDVYNQKDDFYTASLFGDVSKYVENGKTILLKPYQIEVVEKSGWETLIENCYFQGENFLVIGISNGEKVHFLSNNPLEIGKKVYLSKKN; from the coding sequence ATGCTCGAAGTTAATAACATATCATACACACACGATGGCTCCGATGCGGGCTTTCGTAACATTTCTTTTCAGCTCAAACAAGGTGAACATTTGTCGATTATGGGTGAGAGTGGCTGCGGTAAAAGTACCTTACTGAAAGCCATTTACGGATTATTCGACCTGCCGGAGGGAACCATTTTTTTCAACGGTAAAAAGGTTGTAGGACCTTCGCGTCAGTTGGTTCCCGGCTATGAAAAAATGAAGTATTTAGCACAAGATTTCGGGCTGATGCCATACCATACTGTTGCTGAGAATGTTGGTAAGTTCCTGTCTAACATTGATTTGGAATATAAAAAGCAACGTGTAAATGAGTTACTTTCGTTGGTGGAAATGGAAAGTTTTGCAAACAGAAAAGCTCTTTTGCTCAGCGGTGGCGAAAAACAACGCATCGGTTTGGTGATGGCTTTGGCACAAGAACCTGAATTACTAATACTTGATGAGCCGTTTAGCCAAATTGACAGCTTTCGCCGTAATAAACTCCAACGAACATTATTTACCCACTTGAAAGAGAAAAAAATAAGCTGTATTGTTGCTACTCACGATGGCAAGGAAGCGTTATCTTTTTCTGATAAAGCCTTGATAATGAGAGATGGAAATTTGCTTATGTTTGGAGATTTATTAGATGTATATAACCAGAAGGATGATTTCTACACGGCTTCACTCTTTGGAGATGTTAGCAAGTATGTTGAAAACGGAAAAACGATTCTTTTAAAACCTTATCAAATTGAAGTTGTTGAAAAATCGGGTTGGGAAACGTTGATTGAAAATTGCTATTTTCAGGGAGAAAATTTTTTGGTAATCGGTATTTCCAACGGAGAAAAAGTTCATTTTTTGAGCAATAATCCATTAGAAATTGGAAAAAAAGTTTATTTATCTAAAAAGAATTAA
- a CDS encoding BlaI/MecI/CopY family transcriptional regulator: MKKLSNTEEQLMEYLWQKQTAYMKDLIEAYPDPKPANTTIATLLKRMIDKEMVGYHQRGNSREYYPKVSKSAYFSRKMKTIISDYFGNSAFQFASFFAKEISMTPEQWEELKKIVDSNLKKE, translated from the coding sequence ATGAAAAAATTATCAAATACAGAAGAGCAGCTTATGGAGTATTTATGGCAGAAGCAAACCGCTTATATGAAGGATTTGATAGAGGCTTATCCTGACCCAAAGCCAGCAAATACAACCATCGCCACGCTCCTTAAACGAATGATTGACAAGGAGATGGTAGGATATCATCAGCGAGGAAACTCACGCGAGTACTATCCGAAAGTTTCTAAAAGTGCTTATTTTTCGCGAAAAATGAAAACCATTATCAGTGATTATTTCGGAAATTCAGCCTTTCAGTTTGCTTCCTTTTTTGCTAAGGAAATTTCAATGACTCCCGAGCAATGGGAAGAATTAAAAAAAATAGTAGATTCAAACCTTAAAAAGGAATAA
- a CDS encoding aconitate hydratase, whose amino-acid sequence MAFDIEMIKKVYERMPERVSKARELVGRPLTLSEKILYAHLWDGMPEKAYGRAKDYVDFAPDRIACQDATAQMALLQFMHAGKSKVAVPTTVHCDHLIQAKVGAEQDLKVAQEQSKEVFDFLSSVSNKYGIGFWKPGAGIIHQVVLENYAFPGGMMIGTDSHTPNAGGLGMIAIGVGGADAVDVMAGMPWELKFPKIIGVKLTGELNGWTAPKDIILRVADILTVKGGTGAIIEYFGEGAKSISCTAKGTICNMGAEIGATTSTFGYDDSMRRYLRATGREDVVLEADKVASHLTADAEVYANPEKYFDQLIEINLSELEPYVNGPFTPDRGTPVSKMKKVAVENGWPLKVEWGLIGSCTNSSYEDMTRAVSIVEQALDLGITPKAELGINPGSQQIKYTIERDGIIDAFKKLGTKVFTNACGPCIGQWDREGAEKQEKNTIIHSFNRNFSKRADGNPNTHAFVTSPEMVAALAIAGRLDFNPMTDKLLNDKGEEVMFKPPFGEELPEKGFDVDDPGYQSPAADGSSVQVVVRPDSQRLQLLEPFQPWDGKNITGAKLLIKAEGKCTTDHISMAGPWLRFRGHLDNISNNMLIGAVNAFNSKTNSVKNQLTETYGEVPAVQRQYKANNIPTIVVGDQNYGEGSSREHAAMEPRHLGVRAVLVKSFARIHETNLKKQGMLALTFANEADYDKIQEDDTINFLDLTEFAPNKPLHLEFVHADGTKDIIVANHTYNDSQIEWFKAGSALNLIAASAAK is encoded by the coding sequence ATGGCATTTGATATTGAAATGATAAAAAAAGTGTACGAGCGTATGCCCGAAAGAGTTTCGAAAGCACGTGAACTTGTGGGACGTCCGCTGACACTTTCTGAGAAAATTCTTTACGCTCACCTTTGGGACGGAATGCCCGAAAAAGCGTACGGGCGTGCAAAGGATTATGTGGATTTTGCTCCTGACCGTATTGCTTGCCAGGACGCAACTGCCCAAATGGCTTTATTGCAGTTTATGCACGCTGGAAAATCAAAAGTTGCAGTGCCTACAACGGTACATTGCGACCACCTTATCCAAGCAAAAGTTGGGGCAGAGCAAGATTTGAAAGTTGCCCAAGAACAATCAAAAGAGGTTTTTGATTTTCTTTCTTCAGTATCAAATAAATACGGAATTGGTTTCTGGAAGCCCGGAGCGGGAATCATTCACCAAGTGGTTTTGGAAAATTATGCATTCCCTGGGGGAATGATGATAGGTACAGACTCACACACGCCCAACGCAGGTGGTCTTGGAATGATTGCCATTGGAGTTGGTGGTGCCGATGCTGTAGATGTAATGGCAGGAATGCCGTGGGAGCTTAAATTCCCGAAAATAATCGGGGTGAAACTTACAGGAGAGCTCAACGGTTGGACTGCTCCTAAGGATATCATTCTGCGTGTTGCCGATATTCTCACAGTAAAAGGAGGTACGGGAGCGATAATCGAATATTTCGGGGAAGGAGCTAAATCAATTTCTTGTACTGCAAAAGGAACAATTTGTAATATGGGGGCAGAAATCGGGGCAACAACTTCTACTTTCGGGTATGATGATTCAATGAGAAGATATTTGCGTGCCACAGGTCGTGAAGATGTAGTGCTTGAGGCTGACAAAGTAGCGAGCCATCTTACGGCTGATGCTGAAGTATATGCAAATCCTGAAAAATATTTCGATCAATTAATTGAGATAAATCTTTCTGAATTAGAGCCTTACGTAAATGGTCCTTTCACTCCGGACAGAGGAACGCCGGTTTCAAAAATGAAAAAAGTTGCCGTTGAAAATGGCTGGCCATTGAAGGTAGAGTGGGGCTTGATAGGTTCTTGCACAAACTCTTCATACGAGGATATGACACGAGCTGTTTCTATCGTGGAGCAAGCCTTGGACTTGGGAATCACACCAAAAGCAGAACTTGGGATAAATCCTGGTTCTCAGCAAATTAAATATACTATTGAGCGTGATGGAATTATCGATGCGTTCAAAAAACTTGGCACAAAAGTGTTTACCAATGCTTGTGGTCCTTGCATCGGTCAGTGGGATAGAGAAGGAGCTGAAAAACAAGAAAAAAACACGATTATTCACTCTTTCAACCGTAACTTTTCTAAAAGAGCAGACGGGAATCCGAACACGCACGCATTTGTTACTTCACCTGAAATGGTTGCTGCTTTGGCAATTGCAGGGCGTTTGGATTTTAACCCAATGACAGATAAACTGTTAAACGATAAAGGAGAAGAAGTTATGTTCAAGCCTCCTTTTGGGGAAGAACTTCCGGAGAAAGGATTCGATGTTGATGACCCTGGCTATCAATCTCCTGCGGCAGACGGTTCATCTGTTCAGGTGGTGGTACGTCCTGATTCACAGCGTTTACAATTGCTTGAGCCTTTTCAACCTTGGGACGGAAAAAATATCACAGGAGCTAAATTACTTATCAAAGCTGAAGGAAAATGTACCACAGACCACATTTCGATGGCAGGACCTTGGTTGCGTTTCCGTGGGCATTTGGATAACATTTCAAACAATATGCTTATTGGAGCCGTAAATGCTTTCAATTCAAAGACTAATTCCGTAAAAAATCAACTTACAGAAACATACGGCGAAGTACCAGCAGTGCAACGTCAGTACAAAGCCAACAACATTCCTACCATCGTAGTGGGTGACCAAAACTACGGAGAGGGTTCGTCACGTGAGCACGCAGCTATGGAACCTCGTCATTTGGGAGTTCGGGCAGTTTTGGTAAAATCGTTTGCACGTATTCACGAAACGAATTTGAAAAAACAAGGAATGCTTGCTTTAACATTTGCTAACGAAGCCGATTATGACAAAATTCAAGAAGATGACACAATTAACTTTTTGGATTTGACAGAATTTGCTCCGAACAAACCATTGCATTTGGAATTTGTTCACGCTGACGGCACAAAAGACATTATTGTAGCAAACCATACTTACAATGATAGCCAAATTGAGTGGTTTAAAGCAGGAAGTGCTTTGAACTTGATAGCGGCAAGTGCAGCAAAATAA
- a CDS encoding M56 family metallopeptidase — protein MIPYLIKTLLCGMCFYTLYHFLLSREKMLIFNRFFLLSALIASFVFPLITIEMPFEPIFEKIFEQTAVTQEVNNSSIYANPTTEQLITENNNFTNLIIICLYGVIAFLMLFRFLRNLFKIFNKIKKHPKQVYEGAYLVILEEECAPHSFWNYIFINKKDAYEQKVLLHELTHIRQKHSVDLLFVELLKIVFWFHPVVHLFGKAIRINHEFLADACVVSKHTNIAEYQILILKRAASANISIYNYFNFYNTKKRLIMLQTKVNHFRNLCKVALLIPTSVLFLVVFAEKSYAQEVEKQKEVSPSQPSGKYKIMKVQGVGLPNGKGEKTTVTLTDEAGNEIVEQITNKAERQAFTKKYGLQLPPPPPPPPPAPSIPTKKVSYMELPVPPPPPVPVKEK, from the coding sequence ATGATACCATATCTTATCAAAACGCTATTATGTGGAATGTGTTTTTACACATTGTATCACTTTCTTTTATCACGAGAGAAAATGTTGATATTCAATCGGTTTTTCTTGCTTTCGGCTTTGATAGCATCGTTTGTTTTTCCGCTGATTACCATAGAAATGCCTTTTGAACCCATATTCGAAAAAATATTCGAGCAAACAGCTGTTACACAAGAGGTTAACAATTCCTCAATTTACGCAAATCCAACAACAGAGCAACTCATTACAGAAAATAACAACTTTACAAATCTGATTATCATATGTTTATATGGAGTGATTGCGTTTCTGATGTTATTTCGATTCTTACGTAACTTGTTTAAAATCTTCAATAAAATCAAAAAACATCCTAAACAAGTTTACGAAGGAGCTTATTTGGTCATTTTGGAAGAAGAATGTGCTCCTCATTCATTTTGGAATTACATTTTTATCAATAAAAAAGATGCCTATGAACAGAAAGTTTTATTACACGAACTGACACACATTCGGCAGAAGCATTCCGTTGATTTGCTTTTTGTCGAGCTTTTGAAAATCGTGTTTTGGTTTCACCCTGTGGTGCATTTGTTTGGAAAAGCCATCCGAATCAATCACGAGTTTTTAGCCGATGCTTGTGTGGTTTCTAAACACACAAATATTGCAGAATATCAAATACTTATACTCAAAAGAGCTGCTTCTGCAAATATCTCGATTTATAATTATTTCAATTTTTACAACACGAAAAAACGTTTGATTATGTTACAGACAAAAGTAAATCATTTTCGTAATTTATGTAAGGTGGCGTTGCTTATTCCAACAAGTGTTCTATTCCTTGTAGTTTTCGCCGAAAAAAGCTACGCCCAAGAAGTGGAAAAACAAAAAGAAGTTTCACCTTCACAACCTTCTGGTAAATACAAAATAATGAAGGTACAAGGCGTAGGTCTTCCTAACGGAAAGGGAGAAAAAACAACTGTTACTTTGACAGATGAAGCCGGTAATGAAATTGTGGAGCAAATCACAAATAAAGCAGAACGACAGGCTTTTACGAAGAAGTATGGCTTACAATTACCGCCTCCGCCACCACCTCCGCCACCTGCTCCTTCAATACCTACTAAAAAAGTGAGCTATATGGAGTTGCCAGTTCCGCCACCTCCTCCAGTACCCGTCAAAGAAAAGTAA
- a CDS encoding MutS-related protein, protein MISIYKEKLQEATINYQKLTKKYNLISFLRLVVTVLAIVLIYFCFQDFNIKSVFGVAFLVVLFLFLVVWHKKISFFRKLEKSKIEINAKEIRFLEKNEYFSDNGAEFQEESHSYAYDLDVFGEKSLFHHINRAKTFLGKKHLASCFLNPEMENIAENQQSISELSEKIDWRQNFSALTSQVSDSADFYEKIEMWTQKKEISFPKWMQFFAYISPLLLISCTILGFISDAFPFHNWAKLLFLVNLVIFGYVFGVIQRNKISFEGAYKILYSYRKSIAFVENSDFKSDKLNKIQQKLYQKEQKSSVLIKKLSNLLDDLDNLSNVLVSIPLNCFTFYHFHVYIQLIRWKNQYSSYIKDWLDVVGEMEALGSFANFKYNNPKYVFPEINSDYQIYFEEVGHPLISEKQRVTNSISFIENSFVILTGSNMSGKSTFLRTLGVNMLLTSMGLPVCAKRAVVHPMKILVSMRLSDSLNDGKSYFFAEIRRIQGIIQSLENQICFVLLDELLRGTNSEDKQLGTIKIIEKIIRLNAIGVVATHDVEVCQLTKKYPQTLQNKCFEVQIENDSLHFDYKIRDGVCRNKNATFLMKKLEIID, encoded by the coding sequence ATGATTTCTATTTACAAAGAAAAACTACAGGAAGCGACCATCAACTATCAAAAGCTAACCAAAAAATACAACCTGATTAGTTTTTTAAGGCTCGTTGTTACGGTGCTTGCTATTGTATTGATTTACTTCTGTTTTCAAGATTTTAATATAAAATCTGTTTTTGGAGTTGCTTTTTTGGTTGTTTTGTTCTTATTTCTTGTCGTTTGGCATAAAAAAATCTCTTTTTTTCGTAAATTGGAGAAGTCAAAGATAGAAATTAATGCAAAAGAGATTCGTTTTTTGGAAAAAAATGAATATTTTTCAGATAATGGAGCTGAATTTCAGGAAGAATCACATTCTTACGCGTATGATTTGGATGTTTTTGGCGAAAAATCTTTATTTCATCATATTAATCGGGCTAAAACTTTCCTCGGTAAGAAGCATTTAGCATCTTGTTTTTTAAATCCAGAAATGGAAAATATTGCTGAAAATCAGCAAAGTATTTCTGAATTATCAGAAAAAATAGATTGGAGACAGAATTTTTCCGCACTGACTTCACAGGTGAGCGATTCCGCTGATTTTTACGAAAAAATTGAGATGTGGACTCAAAAAAAGGAAATTTCTTTTCCAAAATGGATGCAATTTTTCGCTTATATATCTCCTTTATTATTAATTAGTTGCACTATTTTAGGATTTATTTCGGACGCCTTTCCGTTTCATAATTGGGCAAAATTGTTATTTCTGGTTAATTTGGTGATTTTTGGTTACGTATTCGGAGTTATCCAACGCAATAAGATAAGTTTTGAAGGAGCATACAAAATTTTATATTCTTACAGAAAAAGTATTGCTTTTGTTGAAAATTCAGACTTTAAATCGGATAAATTGAATAAAATCCAACAAAAATTGTATCAAAAAGAACAAAAATCGAGTGTTTTAATCAAAAAACTATCCAATTTACTTGATGATTTGGATAATTTGAGCAATGTTTTGGTGTCAATTCCGTTAAATTGCTTTACTTTTTATCATTTTCACGTATATATTCAGTTAATTCGTTGGAAAAATCAATATTCAAGTTACATAAAAGATTGGTTAGACGTTGTTGGAGAGATGGAAGCACTTGGTAGTTTCGCTAATTTTAAGTATAACAATCCGAAATATGTTTTCCCCGAGATAAATTCAGATTATCAGATATATTTTGAAGAAGTTGGTCATCCGCTTATTTCTGAAAAACAAAGAGTTACAAATTCTATTTCCTTTATTGAAAATTCGTTTGTAATTTTAACGGGTTCAAATATGTCAGGAAAAAGCACCTTTTTACGAACCTTGGGCGTGAATATGCTTCTGACATCGATGGGTTTGCCTGTTTGTGCTAAGAGGGCGGTTGTCCATCCTATGAAAATATTGGTTTCTATGCGGTTATCCGATTCTCTGAACGACGGAAAATCGTACTTTTTTGCAGAAATACGTAGGATTCAAGGAATTATACAAAGCCTTGAAAATCAAATTTGTTTTGTGCTTTTAGATGAGCTTTTACGCGGAACAAATTCGGAAGATAAACAATTGGGAACCATTAAAATAATTGAGAAAATCATCCGCTTGAATGCCATTGGCGTTGTTGCCACACACGATGTTGAAGTTTGCCAGCTCACAAAAAAATATCCGCAAACGCTTCAAAATAAATGCTTTGAAGTACAAATTGAAAATGATTCGCTCCATTTTGACTATAAAATCAGAGATGGCGTTTGCCGGAATAAAAATGCTACTTTTTTGATGAAAAAATTGGAAATAATTGATTAA
- the ybeY gene encoding rRNA maturation RNase YbeY, which translates to MITFNYETEFELPEQEAVFQSWIEKIIISEEKELGELNYIFCDDAYLHQINVQYLDHDTLTDIITFDYTEEETISGDIFISVERVADNAQDFNVDFQTELLRVMAHGVLHLCGYKDKTDAESQQMRNKEEEKMGLFV; encoded by the coding sequence ATGATAACATTTAATTACGAAACCGAATTTGAACTCCCCGAGCAAGAAGCCGTTTTTCAGTCGTGGATTGAAAAGATAATAATTTCCGAAGAAAAAGAATTGGGCGAGCTGAATTATATTTTCTGTGATGATGCGTATTTACATCAAATCAATGTGCAATATCTTGACCACGATACACTTACCGATATCATAACGTTTGATTATACGGAAGAGGAAACGATTTCAGGAGATATTTTTATTTCGGTGGAACGAGTTGCCGATAACGCCCAAGATTTCAATGTGGATTTTCAAACCGAATTGTTGCGAGTGATGGCTCACGGTGTGCTACACTTATGCGGTTACAAAGACAAAACCGACGCAGAAAGCCAGCAAATGCGGAATAAAGAAGAAGAAAAAATGGGATTGTTTGTGTAG
- the mnmG gene encoding tRNA uridine-5-carboxymethylaminomethyl(34) synthesis enzyme MnmG, with translation MFQEKYDVIVVGGGHAGAEAAAAAANMGAKTLLITMQLQNIAQMSCNPAIGGIAKGQIVREIDALGGYTGIITDKTAIQFKMLNQSKGPAMWSPRAQSDRMRFAEEWRLQLERLPNLDFYQDMVSDLIIENHQVKGVKTSLGISIFAKTVILTNGTFLNGVIHIGMKQFGGGRAGEKASKGITECLVNHGFESGRMKTGTPPRVDSRSLDYSKMIPQPGDDKPEKFSFSEETQPLQIQKDCFMTYTSEEVHDLLRTGFDRSPMFRGAIQGVGPRYCPSIEDKINRFADKDRHQIFVEPEGWDTVEVYVNGFSTSLPEEVQFEALRKVEGFENVKFFRPGYAIEYDYFPPTQLKHTLETKLVENLYFAGQINGTTGYEEAAAQGLMAGINAVRKIREQEEIILKRSEAYIGVLIDDLITKGTEEPYRMFTSRAEYRTLLRQDNADARLTPLGFSLGLASPRRMEVLEKKQAQTNAFVDFFKETSIRPEEANPILAKYDSSPMKQGDKMYKVLSRPNITIADLQELDSVKSFVEANEINKEIIEQTEIEVKYAGYIEKEKNNADKLNRLEDIRIPENFNYDKLTSLSFESREKLKKIRPTSLSQASRISGVSPADISILLVYMGR, from the coding sequence ATGTTTCAAGAAAAATACGACGTTATCGTAGTTGGGGGCGGACACGCAGGAGCCGAAGCTGCCGCTGCCGCTGCCAATATGGGAGCAAAAACCTTGCTCATCACAATGCAATTACAAAATATCGCACAAATGTCGTGCAACCCAGCCATTGGTGGAATTGCCAAGGGGCAAATCGTTCGTGAGATTGACGCTTTGGGCGGATACACGGGCATCATTACTGACAAAACCGCCATTCAGTTTAAAATGCTCAATCAGTCCAAAGGACCGGCAATGTGGAGTCCGCGAGCTCAGTCCGACCGTATGCGATTTGCCGAAGAATGGCGTCTCCAACTCGAAAGATTGCCCAATCTCGACTTCTATCAGGATATGGTTTCCGACCTCATTATCGAAAATCATCAGGTAAAAGGTGTGAAAACTTCGCTCGGGATTTCCATTTTTGCCAAAACGGTAATTCTCACTAACGGAACTTTCCTAAATGGAGTTATTCACATCGGGATGAAGCAATTTGGAGGCGGAAGAGCAGGAGAAAAGGCTTCCAAAGGAATTACCGAATGCCTTGTAAATCACGGATTTGAGTCAGGAAGAATGAAAACAGGAACGCCGCCTCGCGTGGATAGCCGTTCACTCGACTATTCCAAAATGATACCACAGCCTGGCGATGACAAACCCGAAAAGTTTTCCTTCTCGGAAGAAACCCAACCGCTTCAAATTCAGAAGGATTGCTTTATGACCTACACCAGCGAGGAGGTACACGACTTGCTCCGTACAGGATTCGACCGTTCACCGATGTTCAGAGGTGCCATTCAGGGCGTAGGACCGCGATACTGCCCTTCAATTGAGGACAAAATCAACCGATTTGCCGACAAAGACCGCCATCAAATCTTCGTCGAACCCGAAGGCTGGGACACGGTGGAGGTGTACGTAAACGGATTCTCCACATCACTGCCCGAAGAGGTTCAGTTTGAGGCACTTCGCAAGGTAGAAGGCTTTGAAAACGTGAAGTTTTTCCGCCCAGGGTACGCCATTGAGTACGATTATTTTCCGCCAACGCAACTCAAACATACATTAGAGACCAAACTGGTTGAAAATCTGTATTTCGCAGGGCAAATCAACGGAACAACAGGCTACGAGGAGGCTGCTGCACAAGGACTTATGGCAGGAATCAATGCAGTACGCAAAATCCGTGAGCAAGAGGAAATTATCTTAAAGCGAAGTGAAGCCTACATCGGTGTTTTGATTGACGATTTAATCACAAAAGGCACGGAAGAACCCTACCGAATGTTCACCTCACGAGCGGAATATCGCACCCTTTTGCGACAAGACAACGCCGATGCACGACTCACCCCACTGGGCTTTTCGCTCGGTTTGGCATCGCCACGAAGAATGGAGGTTTTGGAGAAAAAACAAGCCCAAACCAACGCTTTTGTTGATTTCTTTAAGGAAACGAGCATCCGCCCTGAGGAAGCGAATCCGATTTTGGCAAAATACGATTCGTCCCCAATGAAACAGGGCGACAAGATGTACAAAGTGCTTTCCAGACCCAACATAACCATTGCCGATTTGCAGGAATTGGACAGCGTAAAATCATTCGTGGAAGCTAATGAAATTAACAAAGAAATCATTGAACAAACCGAAATTGAGGTCAAATACGCGGGTTACATCGAAAAGGAGAAAAACAACGCTGACAAACTCAACCGCTTGGAAGACATTCGCATACCCGAGAATTTCAATTACGACAAGCTGACGTCGCTTTCGTTTGAGAGCCGCGAGAAGCTGAAAAAAATCCGCCCGACGAGCCTTTCCCAAGCCTCGCGTATCAGTGGCGTTTCCCCCGCGGATATTAGTATTTTGTTGGTGTATATGGGGAGGTAG